The following coding sequences lie in one Mucilaginibacter sp. KACC 22773 genomic window:
- a CDS encoding glycoside hydrolase family 88/105 protein — protein sequence MMKSFLYLLLMVCPAIAFGQETNTEAVVRKVADNIIQNTSFKFINSTTKEKYDSTKGLASSADIKADSKYNKWAYVNGVLAIGMVQTADVLNDKKYSKYSQHNFAFIFDNLNYFETLQKAKTPRVEYGSVFNITNLDACGAMSAGLFDVNALAQRKDYQAYLERSAAYILTKQMRLSDGTLARPQPRFGTLWADDMFMSIPFLARMGKLTGDSKYFDDAIKQVENFNKYLYDPATGLFFHNYYSDDQTNGVGHWGRSNGWIAMAQVELLNNLPANHPKRPELIKLLLRQIVGYSRYQDPTGLWHQLLDKPDSYLETSVTAMYTYAVARAVNEGWINEKYLAIAREGWDGLKTKITAAGELQDVCIGTNMDTDIKFYYTRPTELNDTHGLGALLLAGTEMLKAERKK from the coding sequence ATGATGAAATCATTTTTATACTTATTACTAATGGTTTGCCCGGCGATAGCATTTGGGCAGGAGACCAATACCGAGGCAGTTGTTCGCAAAGTTGCCGACAATATAATTCAGAACACCTCTTTTAAATTTATCAATTCCACTACCAAAGAAAAATACGATTCTACCAAAGGGCTGGCATCATCGGCTGATATTAAAGCTGATAGCAAATACAACAAATGGGCCTATGTAAACGGTGTTTTAGCCATTGGTATGGTGCAAACTGCCGATGTGCTTAATGATAAAAAGTACTCGAAGTATTCCCAGCACAATTTTGCGTTCATTTTTGATAATCTTAATTATTTTGAAACGCTTCAAAAAGCTAAAACACCAAGGGTAGAATATGGGTCTGTATTTAACATCACCAACCTTGATGCTTGCGGGGCAATGTCGGCAGGGTTGTTTGATGTAAATGCGCTGGCACAAAGAAAAGATTACCAGGCCTATTTAGAAAGATCCGCAGCTTATATTTTAACTAAACAGATGCGTTTGTCTGATGGCACACTTGCACGCCCGCAACCACGTTTTGGTACCCTTTGGGCCGATGATATGTTTATGAGTATCCCGTTTTTAGCGCGTATGGGAAAACTTACCGGCGACAGCAAATATTTTGATGACGCTATAAAACAGGTGGAGAATTTTAACAAATATTTGTATGATCCGGCCACCGGTCTTTTCTTTCACAATTATTATTCTGACGATCAAACCAATGGTGTAGGTCATTGGGGGCGCAGCAATGGCTGGATAGCCATGGCACAGGTTGAGTTGTTAAACAATTTGCCGGCAAACCATCCCAAACGCCCCGAACTGATCAAATTGCTGTTGAGGCAAATTGTAGGTTACTCCCGCTACCAGGACCCAACCGGTTTATGGCACCAGTTATTGGATAAACCCGATTCGTACCTGGAAACATCAGTTACTGCTATGTACACATATGCTGTAGCCCGTGCAGTAAATGAGGGCTGGATCAATGAAAAATATTTAGCTATAGCCCGAGAAGGATGGGATGGGTTAAAAACCAAAATTACAGCCGCCGGCGAATTGCAGGATGTTTGCATTGGTACCAACATGGATACCGACATTAAATTTTACTACACCAGGCCAACTGAGCTAAACGATACGCATGGCTTAGGCGCACTGTTACTGGCTGGAACCGAAATGCTTAAAGCAGAAAGGAAAAAATAA
- a CDS encoding c-type cytochrome: MRKYLIVITLVFSCFQLIAQVKTPAKARVKPRTDLANPVVDGKVVYTKYCLTCHQADGGGVPNMNPPLIKTSYVLGDKSRLIKVVLNGFSENVDIDGESYSNVMPAHDFLKDQEIAAVLTYVRKNFTNKAGAISTAQVKAVRAVNKK, from the coding sequence ATGAGAAAATATTTGATAGTTATAACTCTTGTTTTTAGCTGCTTTCAGTTAATAGCCCAGGTTAAAACTCCGGCAAAAGCCAGGGTTAAACCCCGGACAGACTTAGCTAACCCGGTGGTTGATGGTAAAGTGGTATACACAAAATATTGCTTAACCTGCCACCAGGCTGATGGGGGCGGGGTACCTAATATGAATCCACCGTTAATCAAAACATCTTATGTGCTGGGCGATAAAAGCCGCCTGATTAAAGTAGTACTTAACGGGTTTTCGGAAAACGTTGATATTGATGGTGAATCATACTCAAACGTGATGCCTGCACATGATTTTTTGAAAGACCAGGAAATTGCAGCGGTGTTAACCTATGTCAGGAAAAACTTTACCAATAAAGCGGGCGCAATAAGTACGGCGCAGGTAAAGGCCGTAAGGGCAGTAAATAAAAAATAA
- a CDS encoding PQQ-dependent sugar dehydrogenase yields the protein MKSKLSRSIIILTALAVSVTLYALKPAADVVPDADNAGLKLPAGFGALKVAETGAKARHLVVTPQGDIYVKLAKINKEGKGILVFHEGPNGKAELKSGFGTYGGTEVYLKNGYLYASSNTEVFRYKVNDKNEVINPDQPEKIVTGLKAGRQHETKSFALDNDGNIYVNIGAWFNACQEKDRGLHSPGIPGCPILDSMGGVWQFKADKLNQTYGDGVRYATGLRNMVGMDWNQQDNQLFVMQHGRDNLNSSWPELYTTKQSAELPAECLYVLKKGDNAGWPFMYYDQIQHKKIQAPEYGGDGKKEADAKFLDPAAAYPGHMAPNGLLFYTGNQFPAKYKNGAFIAFHGSWNRAPEPQAGYFVVFQPFKNGKPDGDWEVFADGFSGSPEKTAAGRADHRPCGLAQGADGSLYVTDDSKGTIYRIIYTKK from the coding sequence ATGAAAAGTAAACTATCCAGGTCAATAATAATACTTACAGCACTTGCTGTAAGCGTAACACTTTATGCCCTAAAACCGGCAGCCGATGTAGTACCCGATGCCGATAATGCCGGTTTAAAATTGCCCGCCGGATTTGGCGCCTTAAAAGTTGCCGAAACAGGTGCCAAGGCAAGGCACTTGGTGGTTACACCCCAAGGCGATATTTATGTAAAGCTGGCAAAGATCAACAAAGAAGGTAAAGGTATTTTAGTATTTCATGAGGGCCCAAACGGCAAGGCCGAACTTAAATCGGGCTTTGGTACTTACGGTGGTACCGAAGTTTATTTAAAAAACGGTTACCTGTATGCTTCATCCAATACCGAGGTATTCAGGTATAAGGTGAATGATAAAAATGAAGTTATTAACCCCGATCAGCCCGAAAAAATAGTTACCGGTTTAAAGGCGGGCCGCCAGCACGAAACCAAATCGTTTGCATTGGATAACGATGGCAATATTTATGTAAACATAGGCGCCTGGTTTAATGCATGCCAGGAAAAAGACCGTGGGTTACATTCACCCGGAATACCGGGCTGCCCTATTCTTGATTCGATGGGTGGGGTGTGGCAGTTTAAGGCCGACAAATTAAACCAAACCTATGGCGATGGTGTGCGGTATGCGACCGGGCTAAGAAATATGGTTGGTATGGACTGGAACCAGCAGGACAACCAGCTTTTTGTAATGCAACATGGCAGGGATAACCTCAACAGCTCGTGGCCCGAACTATATACCACCAAACAATCTGCTGAGTTACCAGCCGAATGTTTATACGTTCTTAAAAAGGGTGACAATGCAGGCTGGCCGTTTATGTACTATGACCAGATTCAGCATAAGAAGATACAAGCCCCTGAGTATGGCGGCGATGGAAAAAAAGAAGCTGATGCTAAATTTCTCGATCCGGCTGCCGCCTATCCTGGCCATATGGCGCCCAATGGTTTGCTGTTTTATACCGGCAATCAATTTCCGGCAAAGTATAAAAACGGGGCTTTTATAGCATTTCATGGTTCATGGAACAGGGCTCCCGAACCACAGGCCGGATACTTCGTAGTTTTTCAGCCATTTAAAAATGGAAAGCCCGACGGTGATTGGGAAGTATTTGCAGATGGTTTTTCGGGCTCGCCGGAAAAAACGGCGGCTGGTCGTGCCGATCATCGCCCCTGCGGGCTTGCCCAGGGTGCCGATGGCTCTTTGTATGTAACTGATGATTCAAAAGGTACCATATACCGTATTATCTACACTAAAAAGTAA
- a CDS encoding rhamnogalacturonidase, producing MKKHNPAPGILFTFLLFFYGLTAFAGVYPAPETSPYNVKLYGVKGDGKTIDTKGINKAIDAAATAGGGTVYFPAGNYLCGSIHLQSNISLYIDQGATIIAAPITDESGYDLPEDKIDNKYQDFGHRHWHNSLIWGENLHDISILGPGTLWGKDLVRSNKGEDDKRPNKTISLYLCRNVIIKDISILHGGWFGILATGIDNFTIDNVKMDTNRDGMDIDCCRNVRISNCSVNSPYDDGICLKSTFGLGFARATENVTITNCQVSGYDEGSFLDGTFKRNEKKYSDGNPTGRIKMGTESNGGFKNVTISNCVFDYCRGLALETVDGALLEDVTITNITMRDIVNAPIFVRLGARMRGPEGTPVGALRRVIISNVVCYNADNKHGAIISGIPGHDIEDLRLSNIRIYYKGGGTKEQSTREVPDLEKEYPEPYRFGTMPSYGFFIRNVKGLKMNDVEVSYIDEDLRPAFILDHVTGADFQHIKAQKAANAPAFVLNEVKDFNIYNSLPIANTRMADVNKKEL from the coding sequence ATGAAAAAGCATAACCCGGCTCCTGGTATTCTTTTTACTTTTCTTTTGTTTTTTTATGGCCTTACAGCTTTTGCCGGCGTTTATCCGGCACCCGAAACATCACCCTATAACGTAAAACTCTACGGGGTAAAAGGGGATGGTAAAACCATTGATACCAAAGGGATTAATAAAGCAATAGATGCAGCGGCAACAGCTGGTGGGGGCACTGTTTACTTTCCGGCAGGCAATTACTTATGCGGATCTATCCATCTTCAAAGCAATATCTCTTTATATATTGATCAGGGGGCCACTATCATTGCGGCCCCCATTACCGATGAATCCGGTTATGATTTACCCGAGGATAAGATCGACAACAAATACCAGGATTTTGGGCACAGGCATTGGCATAACAGTTTGATATGGGGCGAAAACCTGCATGATATTTCCATATTAGGTCCTGGCACCCTTTGGGGAAAAGACCTGGTACGGAGTAATAAAGGAGAGGACGACAAGCGCCCGAACAAAACAATCAGCCTTTATTTATGCCGCAATGTAATCATTAAAGACATATCCATATTGCATGGCGGCTGGTTTGGCATCCTGGCTACCGGGATAGATAACTTTACTATTGATAATGTGAAGATGGATACCAACCGCGACGGGATGGATATTGACTGTTGCCGTAATGTGCGTATTTCTAACTGCAGCGTTAACTCTCCCTATGATGATGGTATATGTTTGAAAAGCACCTTTGGCCTTGGCTTTGCCCGCGCTACAGAAAACGTTACCATTACCAACTGCCAGGTAAGCGGTTATGATGAAGGTTCGTTTTTAGACGGCACTTTTAAACGGAACGAAAAGAAATACTCCGATGGTAATCCTACAGGCCGTATAAAAATGGGCACCGAATCAAATGGCGGATTTAAGAATGTCACTATTTCAAATTGCGTATTTGATTATTGCCGTGGCTTGGCTCTTGAAACTGTTGATGGCGCGCTTTTAGAAGATGTTACCATTACTAACATTACTATGCGCGATATTGTAAACGCACCCATTTTTGTTCGCCTTGGGGCACGTATGCGCGGACCCGAAGGTACACCTGTTGGCGCACTCAGACGGGTTATCATCAGTAATGTGGTATGTTATAATGCTGATAATAAGCATGGCGCAATCATAAGCGGAATCCCCGGCCATGATATTGAAGACTTACGGTTAAGCAATATCCGGATCTATTATAAAGGCGGCGGTACTAAAGAGCAATCAACACGTGAAGTGCCTGATTTAGAAAAAGAGTATCCCGAACCATATCGTTTTGGTACAATGCCGTCCTACGGTTTCTTTATTCGTAATGTTAAAGGTCTTAAAATGAACGATGTGGAGGTAAGTTATATTGATGAGGATCTTCGCCCCGCATTTATACTTGACCATGTAACCGGTGCCGATTTTCAGCACATCAAAGCGCAGAAAGCAGCCAATGCACCGGCATTTGTTTTAAATGAAGTAAAAGATTTTAACATATATAACAGCCTGCCGATTGCAAACACCAGGATGGCAGATGTGAATAAAAAGGAACTTTAA
- a CDS encoding RagB/SusD family nutrient uptake outer membrane protein has translation MKRISIYLYSCLFLGLIVTSCKKTLVEAPKSTLTPAFFTTTQGFMSGLTAAYAGFRTIWGPDTYFEMTVPGTDEFIAGNDGNNGLVKYNSNFNTADGIVAGIWKNCYTYINTCNGLIDNAPAGLDDATKASLIGEAKFLRANYYFILVQFWGDVTLNKSFQATPTTSATRAPMADVYAFIIQDLKDAIAALPVGPLTNGVQPGRATKAAAEHMLAKVYLTRAGSSVKQADDYKNAYTNAIDLITNIAPGAGIKLQQDFGKVFAEGNESNSEILWTVQHTTTLAYNGSPTQNNSGPDNLLCHLFAPKYEVQPGMQRSTLYGRPYIRAVPTHWLTDTVFKERINDQRYNKTFQTMWLCNNAASIPNWPNPLPAGAPAGAQPGAPKFTVGDTAIWMPGYAMTSSQIAGYRYQVIPPSKYSIALSPAMIKYFDTKRPDQNSPSSRPIIIYRLAETYLIAAEALYMDGRAADAVPYINAVRERAAYPSGNAAAMDITADKITLDFILDERSRELCGELVRWLDLARTGKLLERVKLHNTDGKSNIKPFHVLRPIPQTQIDATITGTPYPQNPGW, from the coding sequence ATGAAAAGAATATCTATATATTTATACAGCTGTTTATTTTTAGGTCTGATTGTTACCTCGTGTAAAAAAACATTGGTAGAAGCTCCTAAATCAACCTTAACCCCAGCTTTTTTTACAACAACACAGGGTTTCATGTCGGGGCTTACGGCAGCCTATGCCGGTTTCAGGACCATTTGGGGACCTGATACCTATTTTGAAATGACCGTGCCCGGTACCGACGAATTTATTGCCGGTAACGATGGCAATAACGGCCTGGTTAAATACAACAGTAACTTCAATACCGCCGATGGCATAGTAGCCGGCATTTGGAAAAACTGTTACACCTATATCAATACCTGTAACGGGCTAATTGATAATGCTCCGGCCGGGCTGGATGATGCAACAAAAGCAAGTTTAATTGGCGAGGCTAAGTTTCTGCGCGCCAACTATTACTTTATATTAGTTCAGTTTTGGGGCGATGTTACTTTAAACAAAAGTTTTCAGGCAACCCCAACAACTTCTGCCACGCGCGCGCCGATGGCCGATGTATATGCTTTTATAATTCAGGATCTTAAAGATGCCATAGCTGCTTTGCCTGTGGGGCCGTTAACCAATGGCGTACAGCCGGGCAGGGCTACCAAAGCAGCTGCAGAGCATATGCTTGCAAAAGTTTACTTAACAAGGGCGGGCTCATCGGTCAAACAAGCTGATGATTATAAAAACGCCTATACCAACGCTATTGATTTAATTACCAATATTGCTCCTGGTGCCGGCATTAAGCTGCAACAGGATTTTGGAAAAGTATTTGCCGAAGGCAATGAAAGCAACAGCGAAATATTATGGACAGTACAGCACACTACAACACTGGCCTACAATGGTTCGCCAACTCAAAATAATAGCGGCCCCGATAATTTACTGTGCCATTTATTTGCGCCAAAATATGAAGTGCAGCCAGGTATGCAGCGCAGCACCCTTTATGGCCGCCCTTATATACGTGCTGTACCTACCCATTGGCTTACCGATACTGTGTTTAAAGAAAGGATAAACGACCAGCGGTATAATAAAACATTTCAAACCATGTGGTTGTGTAACAATGCTGCATCTATACCAAACTGGCCCAATCCTTTACCGGCAGGCGCTCCGGCAGGCGCACAACCGGGTGCACCTAAATTTACTGTAGGCGATACAGCTATATGGATGCCAGGCTACGCCATGACCTCCAGTCAAATTGCAGGTTACCGTTACCAGGTTATTCCGCCCAGCAAATACAGTATTGCCCTGTCGCCGGCCATGATCAAATATTTTGATACCAAACGGCCCGATCAAAATTCACCATCCAGCAGGCCTATCATCATATACAGGCTGGCCGAAACCTATTTAATTGCCGCCGAGGCGTTATATATGGATGGCCGGGCGGCTGATGCGGTACCGTATATCAATGCGGTGCGCGAAAGAGCTGCTTACCCATCGGGCAATGCGGCTGCAATGGATATCACTGCTGATAAAATCACACTGGATTTTATTTTGGATGAGCGCTCAAGAGAGCTATGCGGCGAACTGGTACGCTGGCTTGACCTGGCCCGCACAGGTAAGTTACTGGAAAGGGTAAAGCTGCATAACACCGATGGTAAAAGTAACATTAAGCCATTTCACGTGCTGCGCCCAATTCCGCAAACACAAATTGATGCCACTATTACCGGCACCCCTTATCCTCAAAACCCTGGTTGGTAA
- a CDS encoding SusC/RagA family TonB-linked outer membrane protein: MKVSITVVVCSLVCCQLLLAKTAKSQISATLVKISFGKESLQSSISKLEKQTGIKFSYNPEDLKGYSVKPNKFKEEKLSNILNYLFAKTQLTFKEISDGIVIYDKTATLKTSLFTDKSSVPDIKTESADITVTGTVSDLNGPLPGVSVVIEGSTKGVITNTNGAYSLRAAPEAALIFSSIGYKTQKININNQTVINVTMVSDLRSLSDVIVVGYGVQKKSDITGSIVSVNEQALRDIPAANIGQALQGQAAGVDIQKSAGNSHPGATPSILIRGTRSINASNSPLIVVDGLPFNGSLNDINPDDIVSLEVLKDASSTAIYGSRGANGVLLVSTRRGKKGGTSITYSGYAGFNKPMGHYNVMNGTQFEDLKKWGLINGNPGKYSGLDDPAFLTDGSFAPQEVASIKSGRSTDWQDLIYKTGFVTDHQLGVSGGNDLTQYAISGGYYNETGIYFGQSFVRYSIKLSIDQQLGKNVKIGLSSLNTLSYTNGENANPLGQALRASPLSTPYDDATGKLVGFTAGSANQVWNPLANFVPGAVAETRKRFGTFTTAYAEINLAPGLKYRFNGGAEIRPDIYGNYYASATTNNLGGASTANNQSTYSYNYTLENILTYDKTIAQKHHINFTGLYSLQESQSQSNSFSYNNILSDGIQYFNPQYGANLSGSGSYSKWDIISYMARVNYGFANKYLLTLTMRSDGSSRLAPGNKYHVFPSAAAAWNVTQEPMFKDSHVLSNLKLRVSYGTVGNTAINPYQTLGALTSVNYNFGSTNLTGAYPTNVPNPNLTWEYTSTLNAGVDFGFLDGRITGAVDAYHQYTRSLLLPLSLPPTSGIPNSILTNVGQTQNKGIEISVSSVNIQGNGRNSFSWTTSANITFNRGTVTKLASGVTQDIANNLFVGQSINAIFDYKKVGIWQNTAADTAQAKSLGLTTTGTGSVIGTIRVEDVNKDGKISASDRIVLGSDQPKYTGGFTNRIAYKGFDFTVVGVYRVGGLITSRLFQSGGFVNTFQGNYNNLNEDYWTPTNHQNFYPKPNSASTNTPYSSLLSYFDGTFLKIRSATLGYYMPESITKRIKAKSLRIYATAQNPFILFSPYRNTFHGLDPETAGSLAIDTPPTKSFIFGINMTL; the protein is encoded by the coding sequence ATGAAAGTATCAATAACTGTAGTAGTATGCTCGCTGGTGTGTTGCCAGTTACTGCTTGCTAAGACAGCAAAGAGCCAGATTTCGGCCACGCTTGTCAAAATTTCTTTTGGCAAGGAAAGTCTGCAGAGCTCCATCAGCAAGCTCGAAAAACAAACGGGCATCAAATTTTCCTACAACCCCGAAGATTTGAAGGGTTATTCGGTTAAACCTAATAAGTTCAAAGAGGAAAAACTGAGCAATATCCTTAATTACCTGTTTGCTAAAACACAGCTTACGTTTAAAGAAATTAGTGACGGTATTGTAATTTACGACAAAACAGCAACACTAAAAACGAGCTTGTTCACCGATAAATCTTCAGTACCGGATATAAAAACCGAATCGGCCGATATTACGGTTACGGGCACGGTGTCAGATTTAAACGGCCCCCTACCGGGTGTATCAGTTGTGATTGAAGGCAGTACCAAAGGTGTTATCACCAATACCAACGGAGCTTATTCGCTAAGAGCTGCTCCGGAGGCAGCGTTGATATTTTCTTCTATCGGTTATAAAACACAAAAAATCAATATTAACAACCAAACCGTTATTAATGTAACTATGGTAAGCGATTTGAGGTCGTTGAGCGATGTTATAGTGGTTGGTTATGGTGTTCAGAAAAAGTCGGACATAACAGGTTCAATAGTCTCTGTTAATGAACAGGCGCTTCGCGATATTCCGGCCGCAAATATAGGCCAGGCGTTACAGGGGCAGGCCGCAGGTGTTGATATTCAAAAAAGCGCCGGTAACAGCCATCCGGGAGCTACGCCATCAATCTTAATCAGGGGCACCAGGTCAATAAACGCCTCAAATTCACCACTGATTGTAGTTGATGGCCTTCCTTTTAACGGAAGCCTTAATGATATTAATCCGGATGATATAGTATCGTTAGAGGTATTGAAGGATGCTTCCTCCACCGCTATTTATGGTTCAAGGGGTGCTAACGGTGTTTTATTGGTTTCTACCCGCCGGGGTAAAAAAGGCGGTACATCAATAACCTACAGTGGTTACGCCGGTTTTAACAAGCCAATGGGGCATTATAATGTAATGAATGGCACTCAATTTGAAGACCTTAAAAAATGGGGCCTCATCAACGGGAACCCCGGCAAATATTCGGGCTTGGATGATCCGGCCTTTTTAACCGATGGCTCTTTTGCCCCGCAGGAAGTAGCCTCAATTAAAAGCGGACGCAGTACAGATTGGCAAGACCTGATTTATAAAACCGGTTTTGTTACCGACCACCAGTTAGGCGTTTCCGGTGGTAACGATTTAACCCAATATGCTATATCTGGCGGGTATTATAACGAAACCGGTATATATTTTGGCCAGTCATTCGTGCGGTACTCTATCAAATTAAGCATTGATCAGCAATTGGGTAAAAACGTTAAAATAGGCTTAAGCAGTTTAAACACCTTAAGCTATACCAATGGCGAAAATGCTAACCCACTTGGGCAGGCGCTCAGGGCAAGCCCGCTTTCTACCCCGTATGATGATGCTACCGGTAAATTAGTAGGTTTTACAGCGGGCAGTGCCAACCAGGTTTGGAACCCGCTTGCTAACTTTGTTCCAGGTGCTGTTGCCGAAACACGCAAACGGTTTGGAACATTTACCACTGCTTATGCCGAGATTAACCTGGCGCCGGGCTTAAAATACAGGTTTAACGGTGGTGCCGAAATACGGCCCGATATATACGGAAATTACTACGCCAGCGCAACCACCAATAACCTGGGCGGTGCATCTACAGCAAATAACCAAAGTACTTACAGCTACAACTATACGCTTGAAAATATTTTAACTTACGACAAAACAATTGCTCAAAAGCACCATATCAATTTTACTGGTCTGTACAGTTTGCAGGAAAGTCAATCGCAATCTAACTCGTTCAGTTATAACAATATTCTGTCAGACGGTATTCAGTATTTTAACCCGCAGTATGGCGCTAATTTGAGCGGATCCGGCTCGTACTCAAAATGGGATATTATATCCTACATGGCAAGGGTAAATTATGGCTTTGCCAATAAATACCTGCTTACATTAACCATGCGTTCAGATGGTTCATCGCGCCTGGCGCCTGGTAATAAATATCATGTGTTCCCTTCGGCGGCAGCTGCCTGGAATGTTACCCAAGAACCCATGTTTAAAGATTCACATGTGTTATCAAATCTTAAATTGCGGGTAAGCTATGGTACGGTTGGTAATACTGCCATTAACCCTTACCAAACATTAGGCGCGTTAACATCGGTTAACTATAACTTTGGCTCTACCAACCTCACCGGGGCCTATCCAACAAACGTACCCAATCCCAATCTTACCTGGGAGTATACATCTACATTAAACGCCGGTGTTGATTTTGGATTTCTTGACGGACGGATAACAGGTGCCGTTGATGCTTATCATCAATATACCAGGTCGTTGTTGCTTCCCTTGTCTTTACCACCAACATCCGGTATCCCCAACAGCATTTTAACCAATGTTGGCCAAACGCAAAACAAGGGTATCGAAATAAGCGTAAGCAGTGTTAATATACAGGGTAACGGCAGAAACAGCTTTAGCTGGACTACCAGTGCCAACATTACCTTCAACCGCGGAACAGTAACCAAATTAGCAAGCGGTGTTACGCAGGACATAGCGAACAACCTTTTCGTAGGTCAGTCTATTAATGCCATCTTCGACTATAAAAAAGTGGGAATCTGGCAAAATACGGCGGCCGATACGGCGCAGGCAAAAAGCCTTGGGCTTACCACAACAGGTACCGGTTCTGTTATAGGCACCATAAGGGTAGAAGATGTAAATAAGGATGGAAAGATTAGTGCAAGCGACAGGATAGTGCTTGGATCAGATCAGCCAAAATACACAGGCGGGTTTACCAACCGTATTGCCTACAAGGGTTTTGATTTTACCGTAGTTGGAGTTTACAGGGTAGGCGGTTTAATAACCTCCCGGTTATTTCAAAGCGGCGGTTTTGTTAATACCTTCCAGGGCAATTATAATAACCTGAATGAAGATTACTGGACCCCAACCAATCATCAAAATTTTTATCCAAAACCAAACTCTGCATCAACCAATACACCTTACTCATCGTTACTGAGCTACTTTGATGGTACTTTCCTTAAAATAAGGAGCGCTACACTGGGTTATTATATGCCCGAATCAATAACAAAGCGTATTAAGGCAAAGTCATTAAGAATATATGCAACGGCGCAAAATCCATTTATACTTTTTTCGCCGTATCGCAATACTTTTCACGGTCTTGACCCTGAAACAGCCGGAAGCTTAGCCATTGATACTCCTCCCACAAAGTCATTTATATTCGGTATTAACATGACACTTTAA
- a CDS encoding FecR family protein, which translates to MIKWLKPGHKPIGGEAHLHDEATMQAIEKQMLNAIHKEIYGKWYFIKTTSGKYAVAASFVLLCCSIALGLKLSLKNKINFVTVAAANGHINIVDLPDGSKVWLNSGSTIRYPDKFDKTREIQLINGEAFFDIKHDEHSPFIVHYGSLHARVLGTAFNIKYFKKLSDVRVTVTRGLVEVGKNRESFGVLARDNEVSYDQLSNQHIIRKVDSRKIAAWTTNEVNLYDVSFAELMLRLENIYNVHIAYDHAKLNTLPTTIHFSNNDNLQQVLEIIKTIHRVNYTVKGKEVSLEKIPNK; encoded by the coding sequence ATGATAAAATGGCTGAAGCCTGGTCATAAGCCTATTGGCGGTGAAGCACATCTGCATGATGAGGCAACTATGCAGGCGATAGAAAAGCAGATGTTAAATGCTATTCATAAAGAAATTTATGGTAAGTGGTATTTTATAAAAACAACGTCGGGTAAATATGCCGTTGCAGCATCGTTTGTACTTTTATGCTGCTCGATAGCATTGGGCCTTAAACTCTCCTTAAAAAATAAAATCAATTTTGTTACGGTTGCTGCGGCAAATGGGCATATCAATATTGTTGACTTACCCGATGGGTCAAAGGTGTGGTTAAACTCGGGCTCCACTATCCGTTATCCCGACAAGTTTGACAAAACCCGCGAAATTCAGTTGATTAACGGCGAAGCTTTTTTCGACATAAAACACGACGAACATAGTCCTTTTATTGTTCATTATGGCAGTTTGCATGCGCGTGTTTTAGGAACGGCCTTTAATATCAAATACTTTAAAAAACTTAGTGATGTAAGGGTAACCGTAACAAGGGGACTCGTAGAGGTTGGAAAAAATCGTGAAAGTTTTGGCGTGCTTGCTCGTGATAATGAAGTTTCCTATGATCAGCTAAGCAATCAGCACATCATTCGCAAAGTTGATTCACGGAAGATAGCCGCCTGGACAACAAACGAGGTTAATTTATATGATGTTTCTTTTGCTGAACTGATGCTCAGGCTCGAAAACATCTATAACGTTCACATCGCCTACGATCATGCAAAACTGAACACCCTGCCAACAACTATTCATTTTTCAAACAACGATAATTTGCAGCAGGTGCTCGAAATTATTAAAACAATACATCGCGTAAACTATACGGTAAAGGGAAAGGAGGTTTCTTTAGAAAAAATACCTAACAAATAG